A single genomic interval of Chloroflexota bacterium harbors:
- a CDS encoding Lrp/AsnC ligand binding domain-containing protein has translation MTPQAYVLIKTQVDRTPEVFKALQSIEALRRADIIMGPYDIIALMEAEDASKIGDFILEIRDISGVLDTLSCLIVRTTTSP, from the coding sequence GACCCCACAGGCATATGTTCTCATCAAAACCCAGGTAGATAGGACCCCAGAGGTTTTCAAGGCATTGCAGAGCATAGAGGCTCTGCGAAGGGCGGACATCATCATGGGACCTTATGATATCATTGCCCTTATGGAAGCCGAGGACGCGAGCAAAATAGGTGACTTTATCCTCGAGATCAGAGATATCAGTGGGGTTCTAGACACTCTGTCGTGTCTGATTGTGCGAACAACCACATCGCCATAG
- a CDS encoding SPFH domain-containing protein has translation MSTSEKSADTTPGKSPLLWFLLGGAGVFLTSLFISVLAGWPLRETFLTVAIIALACFLIGSFFRQYLIITVPEHQKIVVFRLGKVVGVKGPGPVVVRRPIETFQRVDVERVFREWGQKPCSALDGVRLEIEYAVFWQVTKDGVVASVTKTKDPGAAVKNLAEGEIAIAISKRESPDVREALGKISIEVEQQLSKYLADIGLRVVAIQIMNVTAADPEVQDAINRLAAAKMDAEALSERDKVAQKVGRAALRVLYLDALRSLGQKDSTIFMPLELIEPSLLWRSLGEEAPDRTSDVSASEDSPNTMSGNNSQQRPETEK, from the coding sequence ATGAGCACTTCGGAGAAATCAGCAGATACCACCCCCGGCAAGAGCCCGTTATTGTGGTTCCTGCTTGGCGGCGCCGGGGTGTTTCTGACCAGCCTCTTCATCTCCGTGTTAGCCGGGTGGCCTCTGCGTGAGACATTTCTGACAGTTGCGATCATAGCCCTGGCCTGCTTTCTCATAGGCAGTTTCTTCCGCCAGTACCTCATCATAACCGTACCGGAGCATCAGAAAATTGTCGTTTTCCGTTTAGGTAAGGTTGTGGGAGTTAAAGGTCCAGGGCCGGTCGTAGTTCGACGACCCATTGAAACCTTCCAACGAGTTGACGTGGAAAGGGTCTTTAGAGAATGGGGCCAAAAACCCTGTTCAGCCCTTGATGGAGTTCGATTGGAGATAGAATATGCCGTGTTCTGGCAGGTGACCAAGGATGGAGTGGTCGCCAGTGTGACAAAAACGAAAGATCCTGGTGCAGCAGTGAAAAACCTGGCGGAGGGAGAGATCGCAATTGCCATCTCGAAGCGAGAGAGTCCGGATGTGCGCGAAGCGCTCGGTAAGATTAGCATCGAAGTGGAGCAGCAACTAAGTAAATATCTTGCAGATATAGGCTTGAGGGTCGTGGCAATTCAGATCATGAATGTCACAGCGGCGGATCCGGAAGTGCAAGATGCCATCAACCGACTGGCAGCAGCCAAAATGGACGCGGAGGCTTTGAGTGAACGAGACAAAGTAGCACAAAAAGTAGGCCGAGCGGCCCTTCGAGTTCTCTATCTCGACGCTCTCAGGTCTTTAGGTCAAAAAGATTCCACTATCTTTATGCCCTTGGAGTTGATAGAGCCTTCCTTGTTGTGGCGCAGCCTGGGCGAAGAGGCACCGGATCGTACATCGGACGTTAGCGCGTCTGAAGATTCACCAAACACCATGTCCGGAAACAACTCCCAACAACGCCCAGAAACCGAGAAATAG